The following coding sequences lie in one Candidatus Bathyarchaeia archaeon genomic window:
- a CDS encoding thiolase domain-containing protein: MRGKPLAAIVSAGLSKFGKREGLSSRELFAEAAMEAFERCPNLDPKRDVKALIVGSMSESFEHQCHLAPIMSDWAGILPVPASRVEVACASSGAAIRYGVFAVLSGLCDVVMVGGFEKMTHRTTSEATEYLAMASDFPFEQWNGATFPGLFALMATAHMHRYGTTEEQMALVAVKNHHNGVLNPKAHMQREVTVEQVLGSRVIAKPLKLFDCSLISDGASCAVLTSVEVARKYTDTPVYIVGSGHGTDAIGLYERDDLTSLKATKTAAKEAYEMAGLNPKDIDVAEIHDCFTIAEIIAYEDLGFCKPGEGGKFIESGAPMLNGEIPVNTSGGLKAKGHPVGATGVAQLYEIYLQLTGQADKRQVDGCEIGLTHNLGGSGATCIVHIYRRG, translated from the coding sequence TTGAGGGGCAAACCTTTAGCCGCCATTGTTTCAGCCGGTTTATCTAAGTTCGGTAAAAGAGAAGGTTTATCCAGTAGGGAGTTGTTTGCGGAAGCCGCTATGGAAGCCTTTGAAAGATGCCCAAACCTTGATCCAAAAAGAGATGTGAAGGCTCTTATAGTGGGTAGCATGAGCGAGTCCTTTGAACACCAGTGCCATCTAGCCCCAATAATGTCGGATTGGGCAGGCATATTGCCGGTTCCAGCATCAAGAGTTGAGGTTGCTTGTGCTTCATCTGGCGCAGCAATAAGGTACGGTGTCTTCGCTGTGCTCTCAGGTTTATGTGACGTTGTAATGGTGGGCGGCTTCGAGAAGATGACGCATAGAACGACCTCTGAGGCAACAGAGTATTTAGCTATGGCCTCAGACTTTCCATTTGAGCAGTGGAACGGAGCAACATTTCCAGGACTTTTCGCTCTTATGGCTACTGCCCATATGCATAGATACGGAACAACCGAAGAACAGATGGCTCTTGTCGCCGTTAAAAATCACCATAATGGCGTATTGAATCCTAAGGCTCACATGCAGAGAGAGGTAACTGTTGAGCAAGTTTTAGGCTCAAGGGTTATCGCTAAGCCGCTGAAGCTCTTCGACTGCTCACTGATTTCGGACGGAGCCAGCTGCGCTGTCTTGACCAGCGTGGAAGTTGCCAGAAAATACACGGATACACCAGTTTACATAGTTGGCTCCGGCCACGGGACTGACGCTATAGGGTTGTATGAGAGGGATGATCTGACAAGCCTGAAAGCTACTAAAACGGCTGCTAAAGAAGCCTATGAGATGGCTGGTCTAAACCCGAAGGATATTGATGTCGCAGAGATCCACGACTGCTTCACAATAGCCGAGATAATCGCCTATGAAGATTTAGGCTTCTGTAAGCCCGGAGAAGGCGGAAAATTTATCGAGAGCGGGGCACCCATGTTGAATGGTGAGATACCGGTTAACACTAGTGGCGGGCTTAAGGCTAAAGGGCATCCTGTAGGCGCAACTGGCGTAGCTCAATTGTACGAGATTTACCTACAGCTAACAGGTCAGGCGGATAAGAGGCAAGTGGATGGCTGCGAGATCGGTTTAACGCATAATCTGGGTGGCAGCGGGGCCACGTGTATAGTTCACATATACCGTAGGGGGTGA
- a CDS encoding Zn-ribbon domain-containing OB-fold protein — protein sequence MSENVPFTIEQFYKFVSERKIMGVKCEKCEKIFVPPRPLCPNCLSTNLKWIQLKGRGKLLTYTVIHVAPERFQHLAPYALGIVELEEGVRLPGIIQGVKPEDIKIGMSLEVDFNTDVPSTWPQWPKYFFRPP from the coding sequence ATGAGCGAAAACGTACCATTCACTATTGAGCAATTCTATAAATTTGTAAGCGAAAGAAAAATCATGGGTGTAAAATGCGAAAAATGTGAAAAAATCTTTGTCCCGCCTAGACCATTATGCCCAAATTGCCTCTCAACCAACTTAAAATGGATTCAGTTAAAGGGCAGAGGCAAACTTCTAACATACACCGTGATTCATGTCGCTCCAGAGAGGTTTCAGCATTTGGCTCCATATGCCCTTGGAATAGTTGAGCTTGAGGAGGGGGTTCGTTTACCAGGGATAATTCAGGGAGTTAAGCCTGAAGACATAAAGATAGGCATGAGTTTAGAGGTCGACTTCAACACAGACGTGCCGTCAACATGGCCTCAATGGCCCAAATACTTTTTTAGGCCGCCTTAA
- a CDS encoding DNA-directed RNA polymerase subunit H produces MPQDFPSFNIFKHYLVPIHEVLSPEERKAVLEKYRVEQYKLPRIKTSDPIIRVIGAKPGDIVKIIRRSPTAGESVYYRYVVEG; encoded by the coding sequence ATCCCGCAGGATTTCCCGTCATTCAACATATTTAAACATTATTTGGTTCCGATACATGAGGTTCTTTCACCCGAAGAGAGAAAAGCTGTCCTCGAAAAATACCGTGTTGAGCAATATAAGCTACCGCGCATAAAAACATCTGATCCAATTATAAGGGTTATTGGGGCTAAGCCCGGCGACATAGTGAAGATAATTAGGCGTAGTCCAACGGCTGGAGAAAGCGTTTACTACCGCTATGTTGTTGAAGGCTAA
- a CDS encoding phosphopantetheine adenylyltransferase: protein MFKIVAVGGTFDELHKGHKTLLTIAFRYSENVWIGLCTDEFAKKLRKNHEIAPYENRAEEIMKFLNDLGVSERAKIIPLSDPYGPAATSAEIEAIVVSRETEPRAKELNAIRVKNGLKPLEIIVIDMVLAEDKVPISTTRIRRGEINREGKLLRKD from the coding sequence ATGTTTAAAATTGTTGCAGTAGGCGGGACATTCGATGAGCTCCATAAAGGACATAAGACCTTACTCACCATCGCGTTTAGATATAGTGAAAATGTCTGGATAGGGCTCTGCACGGACGAGTTTGCTAAGAAACTGCGTAAAAATCATGAGATCGCGCCCTATGAGAATAGGGCTGAAGAGATCATGAAGTTCCTTAATGATTTAGGTGTTTCTGAGCGGGCTAAGATAATTCCATTATCCGATCCTTACGGTCCAGCTGCGACGAGCGCTGAGATAGAGGCTATTGTCGTTAGCAGAGAGACCGAGCCTAGAGCCAAAGAGTTGAACGCCATAAGGGTGAAGAATGGACTTAAACCGTTAGAGATAATTGTGATAGATATGGTTCTCGCCGAAGATAAGGTTCCCATATCGACGACGAGAATTAGACGCGGCGAAATAAATCGAGAGGGAAAACTCCTAAGAAAGGATTAA
- a CDS encoding DUF763 domain-containing protein has product MKRTGFTELPLHDGKAPQWLIKRMMKLAREIVTIIVDEYGREAFLYRVSDPYWFQAFGCVLGYDWHSSGVTTVVTGVLKTALKEGDLGIAVCGGKGKASKETLSEIVKIGETFNLSTKKIESLQYASRMSAKVDNTAIQAGYPLYHHAFFLIEDGKWAVVQQGMNINDRTARRYHWLSDQVESFVVEPHKAIIGDVKRPIALDMTAKESESCRKTSVDIVKERPERVIRMFEMIRPAYQKSLQEWIPNMSAMGRENYVAEFLKMPSTINWKALERAYEIQPRNYEELLGIRGIGPSTVRGLALVAEIIYGDKPSWRDPVKYSFAYGGKDGVPYPVDRKAMDESIKILGEAVKKAKIGDRERLNMLQKLRRFVPLDMKI; this is encoded by the coding sequence TTGAAGAGAACGGGTTTTACTGAGCTGCCGCTCCATGATGGTAAGGCGCCTCAGTGGTTAATTAAGAGAATGATGAAGCTGGCTAGAGAGATTGTCACAATAATCGTTGATGAATATGGGCGTGAGGCTTTTCTCTATAGAGTTTCAGACCCATATTGGTTTCAGGCCTTTGGATGCGTCTTAGGCTACGACTGGCACTCCTCAGGGGTCACAACCGTTGTCACAGGGGTGCTGAAAACGGCGTTAAAGGAGGGAGATTTAGGTATAGCTGTCTGCGGCGGCAAGGGTAAGGCTTCAAAGGAAACACTTTCGGAGATAGTTAAGATTGGAGAAACATTCAACCTCTCAACCAAAAAGATAGAGAGCCTACAGTATGCAAGCAGGATGAGCGCAAAGGTCGACAACACGGCGATACAGGCTGGTTACCCTCTCTACCACCACGCATTTTTCCTCATTGAGGACGGTAAATGGGCTGTAGTACAGCAGGGCATGAACATAAATGATAGGACGGCTCGAAGATACCATTGGCTCTCAGACCAGGTGGAAAGCTTCGTTGTTGAGCCGCATAAGGCTATAATTGGCGACGTAAAGCGTCCCATAGCCCTAGATATGACTGCAAAAGAGAGCGAGAGCTGCCGAAAAACTTCAGTTGACATAGTTAAAGAAAGGCCGGAGAGAGTTATTAGAATGTTTGAGATGATACGGCCAGCATATCAGAAATCTCTTCAAGAATGGATCCCAAATATGTCAGCTATGGGGCGGGAGAATTATGTTGCAGAGTTCCTTAAAATGCCGTCCACAATAAATTGGAAGGCTCTGGAAAGGGCATATGAAATACAGCCTAGAAACTACGAGGAGCTGCTAGGCATTAGGGGGATAGGGCCATCAACCGTTAGAGGCTTAGCGTTGGTGGCCGAGATAATATATGGCGACAAGCCTAGCTGGAGGGATCCAGTCAAATATTCTTTCGCCTATGGTGGGAAGGATGGAGTCCCATATCCGGTTGATAGGAAGGCTATGGATGAATCAATAAAAATATTGGGGGAGGCTGTTAAAAAAGCCAAGATAGGCGACAGAGAGCGCTTAAACATGCTCCAAAAACTTAGGAGATTTGTGCCTCTGGACATGAAGATTTAA
- a CDS encoding isochorismatase family protein has translation MQTAIEGLKEGFKVCVVNDATSSRNLEDKEIAVERLRDNGVIVASTEMLIYELLKKAGTQEFRETLKMIKP, from the coding sequence ATGCAGACAGCCATAGAAGGGCTAAAAGAGGGCTTTAAAGTTTGTGTTGTTAATGATGCAACATCCTCGAGGAATCTAGAGGACAAAGAGATCGCTGTCGAAAGATTAAGGGATAACGGGGTCATAGTGGCTTCAACTGAGATGCTCATCTACGAACTTTTAAAGAAGGCTGGAACGCAGGAATTTAGGGAAACGCTGAAGATGATAAAGCCCTAG
- a CDS encoding site-specific integrase, translating into MMLQVLSKNWVDKSKAYALETVRQYAEFLGLKVEKPKFRVYDNANIYVPTPDMVRQFIYRVRSVKNRAIILLAVETGATASEIFNLKWSDVNFQNKTIVIRGVKGHKSFTYQISDELVTLLSQIPKNDERIFNYAKSEYINKFIRDYRIRLAKETNNPDFLKIHFHTFRHFAISWYYFKTKDIVATQRFARHSNIQNTLRYVHIVQSWIRENAYDVVYAQTKEELSKYLSEGYEYVTKTEWGYCLRRPKLNF; encoded by the coding sequence ATGATGCTTCAAGTTCTATCTAAGAATTGGGTTGACAAGAGTAAAGCTTATGCTTTAGAAACAGTAAGGCAATATGCTGAGTTTCTAGGTTTAAAGGTTGAGAAACCTAAGTTTAGAGTTTACGATAACGCTAACATTTATGTGCCTACTCCAGACATGGTTAGACAGTTCATTTATAGGGTTAGAAGTGTGAAGAATAGAGCTATTATTCTCTTAGCAGTTGAAACGGGTGCAACTGCTTCAGAGATTTTTAACCTAAAATGGAGTGATGTGAACTTTCAGAATAAAACCATAGTTATTAGAGGAGTTAAGGGACATAAGAGTTTCACTTATCAAATAAGTGATGAACTTGTTACCCTACTCTCCCAAATACCTAAGAATGATGAGAGAATCTTTAATTATGCTAAGAGTGAATACATTAATAAGTTTATTAGGGATTATAGGATTAGGTTAGCTAAGGAAACTAATAACCCAGATTTTCTTAAAATCCACTTCCACACCTTTAGGCATTTTGCTATCTCATGGTACTACTTTAAGACTAAGGATATTGTAGCTACCCAACGTTTCGCAAGGCACTCAAATATTCAGAACACCTTAAGATATGTTCACATAGTCCAATCATGGATAAGGGAAAACGCCTATGATGTTGTGTACGCTCAGACAAAAGAGGAGTTATCAAAGTATCTTTCAGAAGGTTATGAATATGTGACTAAAACAGAGTGGGGATACTGCTTAAGAAGGCCTAAATTAAATTTTTAA
- a CDS encoding integrase, with the protein MKWDKGLDYEYCYSVLLRRLQRARNNKQYCYYAILLTQLRNGSRVSEAVRAFIEFVKTGKRELNVNVSKKKRVEKRLMIIPNEIEREKCMFLDDDEGVLTKRVKVFCKQKLGFNTHSLRYAFITYLLKHQVNPSIVAKITKHSKLDFILTYTQEKVGEEILKNLI; encoded by the coding sequence ATGAAATGGGATAAGGGTTTAGATTACGAATATTGCTATAGCGTGCTTTTGAGAAGACTGCAGAGAGCTAGGAATAATAAACAATATTGTTATTATGCAATACTCTTAACACAATTGCGTAACGGTTCAAGGGTTAGCGAAGCAGTTAGAGCTTTCATAGAGTTCGTTAAGACTGGAAAGAGAGAACTGAATGTTAATGTTAGCAAGAAGAAGAGGGTTGAAAAGCGCCTTATGATAATTCCAAACGAGATAGAAAGAGAGAAATGCATGTTTCTAGATGATGATGAAGGGGTTTTAACGAAAAGGGTTAAGGTTTTCTGCAAGCAGAAGCTTGGTTTTAACACTCATAGTTTAAGATACGCATTTATAACTTACCTTCTAAAGCATCAAGTGAACCCTAGCATAGTAGCAAAAATAACTAAGCACTCAAAGCTAGACTTTATACTAACCTACACTCAAGAGAAAGTTGGTGAAGAGATCCTTAAAAATTTAATTTAG